From Alphaproteobacteria bacterium, the proteins below share one genomic window:
- a CDS encoding serine protease, which yields MRASRRFLALAAFLAVVVGLSPAVAQTAGKPTTSEPAARALSDAVKAVLASLVTVKSTVPREARSARNLGTEREGHGVVIDDEGLVLTVGYLVLEANSVEIVQDSGRRASAMVVSYDYDSGFALVRTAIPLKLKPVAFGDSDVLKQRDSIVVAGAGGEDKALRGLVADRRQFAGYWEYLLDNAIFTVPPYHNWGGAALLNEQGALMGIGSLQVPDAYRGGRSFPGNMFIPINRLKPIFETMKAGRRPEGSKPWIGITTHEARGRLIIASVQPGSPAESAGLRRGDVVRAVGGTEVDSLAEFYSNLWKAGPSGTTVTLGIDRGGERVDVAVRSGDRYKYLRLDSSL from the coding sequence ATGAGAGCGTCCCGACGGTTCTTGGCGCTGGCGGCGTTCCTTGCGGTCGTCGTCGGCCTGTCGCCGGCTGTGGCGCAGACGGCAGGCAAGCCGACGACGAGCGAGCCAGCGGCGCGCGCACTGAGCGATGCGGTGAAGGCGGTGCTGGCCTCGCTGGTGACCGTGAAGAGCACCGTGCCGCGCGAGGCGCGCAGCGCGCGCAATCTCGGCACAGAGCGCGAAGGTCACGGCGTCGTGATCGACGACGAGGGCCTGGTGCTGACCGTCGGCTACCTCGTGCTCGAGGCCAACAGCGTCGAGATCGTCCAGGACAGCGGCAGGCGCGCTTCGGCGATGGTCGTGTCCTACGACTACGATTCCGGCTTCGCGCTGGTGCGTACCGCCATCCCGTTGAAGCTCAAGCCGGTGGCCTTCGGCGATTCGGACGTGCTCAAGCAGCGAGACAGCATCGTGGTCGCCGGCGCTGGCGGCGAGGACAAGGCGCTGCGTGGCCTGGTCGCCGACCGCCGCCAGTTCGCCGGCTACTGGGAGTACCTGCTCGACAACGCGATCTTCACGGTGCCGCCGTACCACAACTGGGGCGGCGCGGCGCTGCTCAACGAGCAGGGGGCGCTGATGGGCATCGGCTCGCTGCAGGTGCCCGATGCCTATCGCGGTGGGCGCAGCTTCCCCGGCAACATGTTCATCCCGATCAATCGGCTGAAGCCGATCTTCGAGACCATGAAGGCGGGGCGCCGGCCGGAAGGTTCCAAGCCGTGGATCGGCATCACGACACACGAGGCGCGCGGCCGCCTGATCATCGCCAGTGTTCAGCCCGGCAGCCCGGCGGAGAGCGCCGGCCTGCGCCGCGGCGACGTCGTGCGCGCGGTCGGCGGCACCGAGGTCGATTCGCTGGCCGAGTTCTACAGCAATCTGTGGAAGGCGGGGCCGAGCGGCACCACCGTCACGCTGGGCATCGATCGCGGCGGCGAGCGCGTCGACGTGGCGGTGCGTTCCGGCGACCGTTACAAGTACCTGCGGCTCGACAGCAGCCTGTAG
- a CDS encoding serine protease: MSRQTSGPTTITMASLMPIFPDASDEAEEQNEERSSERRRGIPAPPGLVRAMRSVVGLKSSVPKDARTAETLGTERGGHGIVIDDQGLVVTVGYLIMEASSVEIVEPGGRSVPARVIAYDFSTGFGLVRATLPTRVKPVSFGDSQSVKNKDTVTIAGFGGGAAQRAIVTDRRDFAGYWEYFIENAIFTSPPYESFGGAALFTDDGELLGVGSLFIGDAYRGPSGVLPGNMFIPIDRLPAVLDLVKEGKRPGLGRPWLGLYAQQVPGGLVIAHVSPDGPAARAGLRRGDAINSVGDVLVDEVSMFYRAVWSAGPAGTRITLSIEREGDEFDVTIRTVDRYDFLKLD, translated from the coding sequence ATGTCGCGTCAGACGTCCGGGCCGACGACGATCACCATGGCCAGCCTGATGCCGATCTTCCCCGACGCCTCCGACGAGGCCGAGGAGCAGAACGAGGAGCGTTCATCCGAGCGTCGGCGCGGCATTCCGGCGCCGCCGGGGCTGGTACGCGCCATGCGCTCGGTGGTCGGGCTGAAGTCCAGCGTGCCCAAGGATGCGCGCACCGCCGAGACGCTGGGCACCGAGCGCGGCGGCCACGGCATCGTCATCGACGACCAGGGCCTGGTGGTGACCGTCGGCTACCTGATCATGGAAGCCAGCAGCGTCGAGATCGTCGAGCCGGGCGGCCGCTCGGTGCCGGCGCGTGTCATCGCCTACGATTTCTCGACCGGCTTCGGCCTGGTGCGCGCCACGCTGCCGACGCGGGTCAAGCCGGTGAGCTTCGGCGATTCGCAATCGGTGAAGAACAAGGACACGGTGACCATCGCCGGCTTCGGCGGCGGCGCCGCGCAACGCGCCATCGTCACCGACCGTCGCGACTTCGCCGGTTACTGGGAGTACTTCATCGAGAACGCGATCTTCACCTCGCCGCCCTATGAGTCGTTCGGCGGTGCGGCGCTGTTCACCGACGATGGCGAACTCCTTGGCGTCGGCTCGCTGTTCATTGGCGATGCCTATCGTGGGCCCTCGGGCGTGCTGCCCGGCAACATGTTCATCCCGATCGACCGGCTGCCCGCCGTGCTCGACTTGGTGAAGGAAGGCAAGCGGCCAGGCCTCGGGCGGCCGTGGCTCGGCCTTTACGCCCAGCAGGTACCGGGCGGGTTGGTGATCGCCCATGTGTCGCCCGACGGGCCCGCGGCGCGCGCCGGGCTCAGGCGCGGCGACGCGATCAACAGCGTCGGCGACGTGCTGGTCGACGAAGTCTCGATGTTCTATCGCGCGGTGTGGAGCGCCGGCCCGGCCGGCACGCGCATCACGCTCAGCATCGAGCGCGAGGGCGACGAGTTCGATGTCACCATCCGCACCGTCGACCGCTATGATTTCCTCAAGCTCGACTAA
- a CDS encoding MBL fold metallo-hydrolase has translation MSRAFASQADTEDKKITFSRLSEHAYAFTAEGDPNTGIVVGDDCVMVIDAQATPVMAQTVIEKIRTVTDKPIRYVVLTHYHAVRVLGASGYAPQHIICSEATRDLIVERGAQDMKSEIQRFPRLFRAVESIPGLTWPTITFHDRMSIWLGRLEVQIIHAGRGHTKGDTIVWLPEEKTLFSGDLVEFAATPYAGDAYFEEWPHTLQKLRDLKAAALVPGRGDALMGAEQVEAGLSGTQGFIAELYTEVKKRADAGGDLKTAYDSAMVAMRPRYGNWVIFDHCMPFDVSRAYDEAKGIADPRIWTAERDIEMWKALEQQP, from the coding sequence ATGAGCAGGGCTTTCGCCTCACAGGCGGATACCGAAGACAAGAAGATCACCTTCAGCCGCCTGTCGGAGCACGCCTACGCCTTCACGGCCGAGGGCGATCCCAACACCGGAATCGTCGTCGGCGACGACTGCGTGATGGTGATCGACGCGCAGGCGACGCCCGTGATGGCGCAGACGGTAATCGAGAAGATCCGCACCGTCACCGACAAGCCGATCCGTTACGTCGTGCTGACGCACTACCACGCGGTGCGGGTGCTGGGCGCCTCGGGCTACGCGCCGCAGCACATCATCTGCAGCGAGGCGACGCGCGACCTGATCGTCGAGCGCGGCGCGCAGGACATGAAGTCGGAGATCCAGCGCTTTCCGCGCCTGTTCCGCGCCGTCGAGTCGATACCCGGCCTGACCTGGCCCACCATTACATTCCACGACCGCATGAGCATCTGGCTGGGCAGGCTGGAGGTGCAGATCATCCACGCCGGACGCGGCCACACCAAGGGCGACACCATCGTCTGGCTGCCCGAGGAGAAGACGCTGTTCAGCGGCGATCTCGTCGAGTTCGCTGCCACACCCTACGCCGGCGACGCCTATTTCGAGGAGTGGCCGCACACCCTCCAGAAGCTGCGCGACCTGAAGGCGGCGGCGCTGGTGCCGGGTCGCGGCGACGCGCTGATGGGCGCCGAGCAGGTCGAGGCGGGGCTGAGCGGCACCCAGGGCTTCATCGCCGAGCTCTACACCGAAGTGAAGAAGCGCGCCGATGCCGGCGGCGACCTCAAGACGGCCTACGATTCGGCGATGGTGGCGATGCGGCCGCGCTACGGCAACTGGGTGATCTTCGACCACTGCATGCCGTTCGACGTGTCGCGCGCCTACGACGAGGCCAAGGGCATCGCCGATCCGCGCATCTGGACCGCCGAGCGCGACATCGAGATGTGGAAGGCGCTTGAGCAACAGCCGTAG
- a CDS encoding FAD-dependent oxidoreductase, with protein sequence MASYTYPKYVYVPPPELVLKPGGPQTVPVLIVGAGPVGLTLALDLALKGIPVTVLDEDDTVSVGSRSICQAQRTLEIWHRLGVADRMVAKGVTWDEGEVLLGDRPLYRFNLQPEPGHRFPAFINLQQYYCEQYLVERCLQEDKVDLRFLSRLVGVRPDREHVEVDIQTPDGTYQLRGQWLVACDGVRSPVRTMLGLPYEGEVFDDQFLIADIRMTADLPKIRRYWFYPPFHPTDSVLLHRQADNVLRVDFQLGRDADAEEERKPANIDRRLRMMFGPDARWEHEWSSVYKFSCRAMPRFVHGRVIFAGDAAHVVSPFGARGGNSGVEDADNLGWKLALLLNGHASASLLASYDKERGAAARENIRQSTRSTDYITPKFPAARLLRDASLSLARDFAFARAMVNSGRLSRPTPYADSPISTPDDIIATWDVAAPAPGMPLPDAPLGEGWLTELVAGRFAVLVFAERAASLDAAEARRVADMADEIPGFVPILVTRDRLGAPNGWTTAIDKAGLAARRCDAQDGTTYLIRPDQYVAGRWRKLHDSTIWSALKRATS encoded by the coding sequence ATGGCCTCCTACACCTATCCGAAGTACGTCTACGTCCCACCGCCCGAGCTGGTGCTGAAGCCTGGGGGGCCGCAGACCGTGCCGGTGCTGATCGTCGGTGCCGGGCCTGTGGGACTCACGCTCGCGCTCGATCTCGCGCTGAAGGGCATTCCCGTCACCGTGCTCGACGAGGACGATACGGTGAGCGTCGGCAGCCGCTCGATCTGCCAGGCCCAGCGCACGCTGGAGATCTGGCACCGGCTGGGAGTCGCCGACCGCATGGTGGCCAAGGGCGTGACTTGGGACGAGGGCGAGGTGCTGCTGGGCGACCGGCCGCTCTACCGCTTCAACCTGCAGCCCGAGCCCGGCCACCGTTTCCCGGCCTTCATCAACCTGCAGCAATACTACTGCGAGCAATACCTGGTAGAGCGCTGCCTGCAGGAGGACAAGGTCGACCTGCGCTTTCTCAGCAGGCTGGTCGGCGTACGGCCCGACAGGGAGCACGTCGAGGTCGACATCCAGACGCCGGACGGCACCTACCAGCTTCGAGGGCAGTGGCTGGTGGCCTGCGACGGCGTACGCAGCCCGGTGCGCACCATGCTCGGCCTGCCCTACGAAGGCGAGGTGTTCGACGATCAGTTCCTGATTGCCGACATCCGCATGACGGCCGACCTGCCGAAGATCCGCCGCTACTGGTTCTATCCGCCGTTCCATCCCACGGACTCGGTGCTGCTGCATCGCCAGGCAGACAACGTGCTGCGCGTCGACTTCCAGCTCGGCCGCGACGCCGACGCCGAGGAGGAGCGCAAGCCGGCCAATATTGACCGGCGCCTGCGCATGATGTTCGGACCGGACGCACGCTGGGAGCACGAGTGGAGCAGCGTCTACAAGTTCAGCTGCCGCGCCATGCCGCGCTTCGTGCATGGCCGCGTGATCTTCGCCGGCGACGCCGCGCATGTCGTGTCGCCGTTCGGCGCGCGCGGCGGCAATTCCGGCGTCGAGGACGCCGACAATCTCGGCTGGAAGCTGGCGCTGCTGCTCAACGGCCACGCCTCAGCCTCGCTGCTCGCCAGCTACGACAAGGAGCGGGGTGCGGCGGCTCGCGAGAACATCCGTCAGTCGACGCGCAGCACGGACTACATCACGCCGAAATTCCCGGCTGCGCGCCTGCTGCGCGACGCCTCGCTGTCGCTGGCGCGCGACTTCGCGTTCGCCCGCGCCATGGTCAACAGCGGGCGCCTGTCGCGACCGACGCCCTACGCCGACTCGCCGATCAGCACGCCCGATGACATCATCGCGACCTGGGACGTCGCGGCGCCGGCGCCCGGCATGCCGCTGCCCGACGCTCCGCTGGGCGAAGGCTGGCTGACCGAGCTTGTCGCCGGCCGCTTCGCCGTGCTCGTCTTCGCCGAGCGCGCCGCGTCGCTCGACGCGGCCGAGGCCCGCCGAGTCGCCGACATGGCCGACGAGATCCCCGGCTTCGTGCCGATCCTGGTCACGCGAGACCGCTTGGGTGCGCCGAATGGCTGGACCACGGCGATCGACAAGGCCGGCCTCGCCGCGCGGCGCTGCGATGCGCAGGACGGCACGACCTATCTCATCCGGCCGGACCAGTATGTCGCGGGACGGTGGCGCAAGCTGCACGACTCGACCATCTGGTCGGCGCTCAAGCGGGCGACGTCATGA
- a CDS encoding DUF2783 domain-containing protein gives MSTLKDELNLARPDDIYNLIVDAHKGLTPEQSERLNAALVLLLANHVGDEGVIRQAVAAARKSLTA, from the coding sequence ATGAGCACACTGAAGGACGAACTCAACCTCGCGCGGCCCGACGATATCTACAACCTGATCGTCGACGCGCACAAAGGCCTGACACCGGAGCAGAGCGAGAGACTCAACGCCGCGCTGGTGCTGCTTCTGGCCAACCATGTCGGCGACGAGGGTGTGATCCGCCAGGCGGTGGCGGCGGCGCGCAAGAGCCTCACCGCCTGA
- a CDS encoding AAC(3) family N-acetyltransferase, translating to MGGPPVSTASLTTDLRALGVRPGATMIVHSSLSSLGWVIGDAPAVIAALSTALGSEGTLVMPTHSGGLSDPAGWVAPPVPVEWHGRIRAEMPAYDPAITPTRIMGAIAESFRTHPGVRRSAHPRQSFAARGPRAGFITDDHSLNCAMGERSPLARLYDLDADVLLLGVSHERNTSLHLAEYRAHWPSRRHATFASPVTIDGARHWLEVDDLDFDDSDFARLGDNLERDAGAVRVGRVGAATARLMRQRALVDYAVEWMSRFRR from the coding sequence CCATGATCGTGCATTCCTCCCTGTCATCGCTCGGCTGGGTGATCGGCGACGCGCCAGCGGTGATCGCCGCGCTCTCCACGGCGCTGGGGTCCGAGGGCACGCTGGTCATGCCGACGCATAGCGGCGGCCTGTCCGATCCCGCCGGCTGGGTCGCCCCGCCGGTGCCAGTCGAGTGGCACGGCCGCATCCGCGCCGAGATGCCGGCCTACGACCCGGCCATCACGCCCACGCGCATCATGGGCGCGATCGCCGAGAGCTTCCGCACGCACCCCGGCGTGCGCCGCAGTGCCCATCCGCGCCAATCCTTCGCCGCACGCGGCCCGCGCGCGGGCTTCATCACGGACGATCATTCGCTCAACTGCGCCATGGGTGAACGCTCGCCGCTGGCGCGGCTGTACGACCTGGACGCCGACGTGCTGCTGCTGGGCGTCAGCCACGAGCGCAACACCTCGCTGCATCTCGCTGAGTACCGCGCGCACTGGCCGTCCCGGCGGCATGCGACCTTTGCCAGCCCAGTCACGATCGACGGCGCGCGGCACTGGCTGGAGGTCGACGACCTCGACTTCGACGATTCGGATTTCGCGCGGCTGGGCGACAATCTCGAGCGCGACGCCGGCGCCGTCCGCGTCGGCAGGGTCGGCGCCGCCACTGCACGGCTGATGCGCCAGCGCGCGCTGGTCGACTACGCCGTGGAGTGGATGAGTCGCTTCAGGCGGTGA